ggaaaagacctctGAAGTGATTCTGGTCTGCCTAATACCTGAGTAGGAATACCCTCTATTATGTAAATTTTTCAGCCTTCTTTTTggtaacaaagaactgaaaacaaattgGGTACCCAATTAAAGAGTGGTTAAAAAAATGATGGTATATGAATCAAATATGATAGTATTACAACCAGCCAATGGTCATCCAGCCCTCATTTGAAGATCTGCAGTTAACAGGACACTCACCCCTTTTAAAGCAAATTATTTCACTGTGGATCACTCTGACTATTCCAGTCCTTCATTACCTTGATTTGTAACATGTTTCCCTACATTGTCCGCTCACAGCTCCTGGTTTTGATCTCTGGggccaagcaaaataaatctaattcctctttcctATGATGATACCACCTACAAATCTTACTGTTTCCAGATCCTTCAAGTCATCCTCATTAGAGagagtgattttaaaaaacagtGCCAACATCATGATGCCACAAGCTAGAAGTGCTAAGGGAAGTAGAATACTGAGAAAGGATTTTGATGGGAGGAGACATAGATTCAACAGAATCTTAAAGTGTGTTTACTTGaagcaaaaataatttcagatgGCACCCTTTCTTTGGCCTTCAAACCATCACAAATGAGCATGCAGAAAATTGGGGATATCAATATCAACACCTCCCATTCTGGAAAACACTTTATGTCTTGGCTTCTTTGCAGGAAGGTGTGGGCTAGATGAGAGTATAATCAGGTTAATTTTGAAGAAGTTCAATACCTTGACCTCCAAATGATCTGAGACTTATGGCTACAATTCCAATATTAATTGGAGGTGATAtggaagcttttaaaaaaatgccaatATGCCCTGAAGGTCTATTGAGAGGCCTAGGTCTAGACAGAGGTAAGTGATAGTTAATCTTGCTGTCTTCTATCCCAGTAAGAGACTCTCTGGGTTCAGGTCTGGGTACTGCATTGTGGGAGGACCATTGACAATCTAGAACATGTCCAGAGGTGATGAGGACAGCAATGGGATTAACTACAACatcagattgattgattgaaggaaaCAGAGATGTTAATCTGGAATGGAAGAGATATCACAGCTATCTGTGACTCAGTATCTTCAGTCCTGACAAGTTCCACAGGGCCATAATTGCGCACAATGGGTGGAAATTAGAAAGGCTGACTTCAGTGACTTTGGGAGTTTCCACCATCAGAGGTCTGAACTGGATAGAGGCTGGATGACCACACAGAAGGGATCATTGTTCACACAGAGGTTGAATAACTTAGATCTGAGATGTCATATCCAGCCTACAACCTACATTTTCCCCAAGTGTgacagaaccagattaaaatgtaattgggaagtatttaaataaaaatatgataaaacagataatattacattataaaaCTAAGTTAATATGTAGCCCATGGGGATATTGGCATATGGATTAATGACcgtcatttctatttgagtttaatacCACTGACCTAAGTGATTTTTGAGGTCCTTTTCAGCTTTAAGTCTGaggctcaataaatatttattgaatatctactaTCTGTCTAGAGAGGGAAGATTCTGGAAAACAATGATATGTAATTTGGattaaataaattgaattcaatacacacacacacacacacacacacacacacacatatatattcaactAAATTGAATAAGCATGCCCTTTAGAGAACCACACATTGTATTAAGTTACAGAGTtaaatccctattttacagatgactaaaCTAAGGTCTagagagaggtaaaatgacttctACACTCACCATTATTAAGTGGCAGAGGCAGGAGTCAAAACTGAATATTGGAACACAAACCCTCTTTCCTCTAGTCTAGGGCTCTTTCTACTACTCTGCTGCCTCTAGCTAAGAGGTGAGGAGGGGTGTTGGGACATTTAATAATACCAATataatgaacaaataattttatgCAGGATTCTGTGTGCTTTTGATGGGGAAAAGGTGAAAATATGGTAGTCCCTTCCATCAAGgatcttacagtctaatgggggaaggaAATATGATATAAAGATGCTCAGAGATCTTTTCCAATTCAAATTCTGCAAAATTTTTCCAGACTGTTTTATGACAGGGAAATATTTTCCCCAGCTGTTAAAGTGTCCTCAccaaaaatttcttcatttattttctacatatttcatagttatatattttacatatacatgctATCTCCTCTGATagaatatataacatacatatttgtatgtctctctatatacatatgtgtctGTACATATAAGGATACTATGAGAAGGGTTGAGGGCAGATTCAGACCATGTGCTAAGGAAAACTGGTGGAATGGGTGCCTTCTTCTAACTGAATGAATCTgatgtatataaaaataacaagTACAAAGGGATTTGTGTGTAAGAGAGCTACTGAGCATGAGAATTCAGAGGAAGGAGAACCCAGGGCTGGAGCCAGAACTCTGGTCTTCTGATTTCCAGGGACTTTTTTTCATTAGACTGTTATATAACCTGGAACACcaagaaatatgtaaaaattgCTACTGTATTTTGTGAtttgaatgaaatggaaatgatgGATTCATTTACTATGACTGTAATAGCTTCTTGCCATTTCTTGCATCTACTTTAAAATAATCATCTTTTGTGTTTCTAAATAGGGACTTACAAGGTAGAGCAATGGGACATAAATCGTCAAGATTTCCTTGACTCTGCTCCTGGTTTAGGGATGTATGTGACTGTTACAACTTATGATGATGAGGTAAACGATTTTCTGcattttaacattcaattttttttcttaagctaAGATCTTAAATATTATCTATGCATGCATTCAACAATTATTAGGTATTTACTGTTTATTCATAACTCTGGTTTGGATTATATGCCTTCTACCCTTATGTAGCCATTGTCCATCTTCCCTATGATGCTTAAAGACTCACATAACCAGatttattcaacaaaaactacTGGTCATCTAAGTGGTATtatagatagagtactggatatggagtcaggaaaactgacaCTCTCTGAGTAACTCATAGAAAGTCATTTCTGGGTCATCtggaaaataggaataatgatatTACCTCATGGGGTTGTGATGAGGATCAgctaagataatatttttaaagtacttggcaaacattaaaatgctatatttaaatatattatatagtatatatatatatttaaatatgtatttgaattttaaatattaaaatgaaagtttaaagatatattctatattttagaattatataGTAAACATTAAAGtacaaattttgttttatatgtatgtatataatatattacataatatattatataatatataataaataatatatgatatagtatatataatataagttTATATATGGGTACACATATAAATTCACTAGTTTGTAGTTGGATATAGAATCACTGCTGTACAAATGTACAACTCAGGGACTCTCTGTTAAATCTAGTTCAAAGGGCCTAGACAACAAGTTTTGTAGAGTGAGGTTGGATGGTCTCATATATTAGGGTCAGTCAGAGGAGTCAACTTCCTTACTTCTCTCTTTAgggtcctttaaaaaaaagtctcaaagtCTTCTTGGCCTCTCAGGCTTCTTAAATACATACAACAAACAACAGATTATGTTGTTGTATGTGGTAACAGAGAACAGAATGTTTGATTTTAACTAACCAGTTTTTGAATTGAAATGTTTTTCTAAAGATCAGGAACGTATTGCCAAAATTCTCTAGGATATCTTATGTCAAATTTCAGAGAGTGAAAAGTAGAAAAGGATGATTGGTCCAAATAGAGACCAAACAGAGATTTTTTATGTCTTAAATCTGACTTGCATCAAACCTAAGTGCTGCTTATCATTTAATTgtgtgaaaaaaatcaacaaaagtgATTGTCTCTAAGTATTGaggttaaaaatgaataaaacatcttTATTTGACTGTTGTCTGTCAATCAATCTCACAGGACATGAAAAACTGTGGGTGTATACAAGGTAACTTCTTAGTAATTTGCTTCATTGCTTTTCCCCAAACTCTTCCTTAAAACCTCTTACAAGATCTCAGTTCACAAAATTCAAGGAagaaaaggttttgttttgtgccaaataaaacaaatggaaagTACAACATATTTCATGAGAAAATAATGACACCTATGAAGGATAGACATCCACCTTCTCCAGAGACCTATATGGACAACCCCAGTCATTTAGGGTTACTCACCACATTAGGGTTTCTGGCAGGAATTGTCTCCCTAAGTTCTCCAGCCCTTGTGTCTTCCTATAATCTTCCACAGCTCCCAAGAGGTAGCAATGGAACCATTCTCCTATCATCACTTCTTCTACacttcttattttaataaatagatTTCCCGATTTTTGCTATTCCATTTCCAGAGaacaaaatttctctttctttattccaTCTGGGTATGGCTCAAAGAAATATCTCAGACTTTCCATGACCACAGGAGCCATCTTTCCCCCGTACATCACTCAAATATAGACTGATAAAGGAGATTTCTGCTAAAAAAACCTTTCCTGGACATATTTCCTGCTGTCCCCATAGAAGTTTGTCCAGGAGAAAGAGACATCCTTGCCCTTTGATCTCTGAGCAAGTCTAACATTGATGCCAATTTGAGATATGGTGACCACAAAGCCTTCTTCCTAGGAACTTGGGCAGTATGGCTACTACCTAAACAGACACTCCCTTGTATTGTTTAGAAACTCAACAAAACACCCCAGTTTCTCCCCAATGATTAGTTCTCAAATTTCCATGAATGGAGGTgctattcaaattatttttagggAGGCTGCTGgggaaggaaattaaatactctCCCAGTGTCACTATGGCCACTGTgtgggaaaaggaaataattctactgcctaatgtgtgtgtgtgtgtgcgtgtgtgtgtgtgaatgcacatatatatatatatatatataatgtataatatatgtatataacatataattatatatataaacaaataaatgtgtatttatctttgtgtatacttatatatagtattttataataaatatatattttaatttgtttttatttgacaTTACATGAAACTACTGGATAGTAGCATAGAGGTTACAGTGccagaccaggagtcaggaagacctgagttcagttttgaCCTCAGATGGGACCCTGAgcgagtcacttaatcttgtttgcctcagttttttcatctgtaaaatgaaccgaagaaggaaatagcaaactattccagtatttttgccaagaaaaccccaaatagggtcacaatgAGTTGGACAGGActtcaaatgactgaacaaatgggAAATCCCTGGTATGGAAACTTCCTACACTGTTGCAGCTTGACAGCCAATCTGTAACTTGCAGTCTTTAAGAACTTTCTGAGAGATTTTCTGGAGTATCCATGGTCTTCTAGCTGTCTATATCCAAGTCAGTACttgaatttaggtttttctgATTTTAAGGTTGGCTTTTTATCTAGTATGTTATGATAaagtatgtgtgaatgtgtgtatgtgtgtgtgtgcttgtgtgtgttcTTTCAAAGAAATCTCCTTTTAGTTGTATGATTTATAGGTTACAATGGCCTATAGTCAGTAAGTGACAATCCCGGAAAAGATCACTTCTATAAAAGGGTTCATAAACCATTCAACTTTTCCATTGTAGGTATTATTGTCAAGACTGTATGGATCACAGGGGGTATTCACATTTACATCACGCTCGCCTGGAGAGCACATCATTTGCTTAGAGTCCAACTCTACAAAGCTCATCTCCTTTGGTGGTAGTAAGCTGGTAAGTTGTATTCCTTTAATGTCTTTGTTAATGAAACCCCTGACACCACCATTCAGGCATGACGCTGGTTAGACATTTCTTCCAGTATTGCATCCAGGTCTGGATTTAGTGACTAAAAAGGAAGCTGGGGAGCTTGGAAAGAATTCAAAGGAGAGCCACAAAATTGATTAAAGAGTTGGAAAATAACTCTAAAGGATGGCTGAAAGAACTATGATTACTCAGGcctgaagacaaaaaaaaaaaggaataacgaATGGTAAATTTATAATGGTATTTAAGTAAACTCACACTCTTATAGAAGAGATGGTGGCTCTTTCTTTGTTTCCGCTAGGTATCTGAGAGTATTTGACTTGATGGATAACAGATTTAATTACATGTTTGAGGAAACCACGACATGATAGCCATTAGGGCCAGAGTCATTCTCATACTGGCTAGAATAAAGGTACTTTTTCTGGTTAGAGGATGATCATTTGATGCTTAATGAGGAACTTGTGCATGGTGtggaagtgaggaaaaaaaaagaggatttctTACCACTTAGGAGAGAATAGTCATGTAGTGAGAATGAGGGATACTAGATGGACAGTCCACCGTTGCTATTGATACCTACAGTCTTATCAAGAAGCCTAAaggaacggggggggggggacagagagagagagagagagagaggagagagagagagagagagagagagagagagagagagcccatGCAGTAAACATTGTGTAAGCACTGAGGATTGCTATTGTTTTTGTCCTAcattctcaaaaaaagacttggaagtgAATTAGATTAAAGAATAAGGAATAAGCAAATAAGGTGTTTCATCCCTCAggaaacttacattttaatagggaaaGGCAACAGATAAAGACAACTGGAAAAAGAGAAGGATATCTATTTAGAGGCAAGAAAtctgaagaataaataaaatggacATGAAGTGAGAGcatgaaaaaaatccttcatGGAATGATCAGTGGACTAAGGGAGAATGGACCTCAGGGAGATACAATCTCTTATGGAGGACTTACAGGGAAAATAGATGAGTTTTCCAgaagaaacctttcctaatccccTTAAGGCTAGTACTTTCCCTCTGTTTTGTATGACCATGCAAATCTGCCCTTTTAGATTATTGAGAgaagggaacttttttttttaacctttcattgtatccttagcatttagcacagtgactaacAAATAGAATGCTTACTGACCAACAATAAGAAGACATAGCTAGATTGTGATCTGCATTATTGAAAGGATTACCTGTATAGCTTAGATCAGAGGATCAGTtaattttcaaaagtatttcCAGGGTCTGGCATAGGATACTCAGTGCatgtagtagatgcttaataaatatttattaaatggaagatggaaaagaccttgattttctcatctgtttcaTTAGGAAGTTGTATTGACTAACCActcaaagtcctttccagctttatatatattttcctaagatccaatgaagaaaaattttcattgaaCAGCATCCACTATTGATTAAGTATCCTCTATGGGCTCTAGTCTATGGCTAGAGGAATTTATTCAATTTGATGACACAGTCTCTACTCAGAATTCACTCTCTAATGAGAGCTGGGTAAGAAGACCTAGACAAAGTTGTATGTGATGAGAGCAAAAGAGACATCCAGACAAATGATCTAGGAAAATGTGAGCAAAGATAGTATATTTGGGAATGAGGAGGGAAGCTTCTAGAAGGGCGAGGgcaaataaggaaatagaaaagagagaaggaagaaagaatttccACTGGAGCCAGTTTTTGAGGATTAAATGTCAGCTGTGGTTTTTAAAATCTggaaaactttctttttattgtttatttagcGGATCCACTTGGATATTCGAGTTGGAGAACATGACCTTGATGCAGTAATTGCTCAAGCAAAGGACAAAGTTAATGAAGTTAGCTACAAACTGGAACATCTGACAGAGCAAATTGAGCAAATCATCAAAGAGCAGAACTATCAAAGGGTGGGTAAAGCCACTTGCACAGTGGAATTCTCCTTTCTGTACCAGACCACGTCAACTTCTTGGGAGAAGCAGCATGAGACCAGGAGAAAAATGAACCAGAAGTTCCTTACTTGACTGAGTGGCTCTGTTCAGACTCAACTACTATGCTTACTAGCTGCGCACCCTTGGCTTAGTTCCTAGTTTGGTTCTCTccatttccccatctttaaaatgaggggattgggctGGATGAGGTATGAGGTCCCTCCCAACTATCAACTGGGCAAGCATTTTTTGCCTGAAGGCAGTCCTATGAATAAGCTGTATAGTTCAGGAACAGCTCTTGTtttccttccctctgtctctgaCATCCATATCCACTCTGAAATGTTCAGCCCATGGTACCTGGacaaaaggaggggagggagggagagataaaCTCAGGATCCTCTACTTCCCTCTATtatggaagcagctaggtggtgcagtggttagaaagCAGGAACTGGAATAAAAAGACCTGACCTCAATGCAAAActgtcctcagatacttgctaattgcatgatcctgggcaaatcacttggcTTCTACCtgtttcagtttgctcatctgtaaaatgaggataataatagcatctacctcccagagttgctgagagaataaaataagttaatatttgtgaaacagaatactatataaatactagtagtttattattaaattatgtaatactacaataataattattatccaCCATATGTGTGTTGGCCCTACCACTGTGTAGAATTCAGTGGGTACAGACCCTGTCTCCAACCTCAGAGAGAGGATCTAGTTGATTAATGAGTATATGTAATATTTGTAGATTATtagtaacacaaatagcagaaagCATATGTTACTTTCTTGGTATTTCATGTGGAAATATACcctaatattttataatgttgaGCCTCACTTTTTGATGCTTGGATAAACAGCACACTCCAGCTTGTAATATCAGATAGGGTTCTTGTGCATACATACAGATCATTGCTGATAATAAAACTACCTTGAATTTATACAGAGCTTTTCCCCCAAAGAATATGCATTTTTATGTACCTTTATGAAACTAAAtttaccctttcttttcttctgcatAGGAACGTGAAGAAAATTTCCGAATGACCAGTGAAGATACAAACAGCAATGTTTTATGGTGGGCCCTTGTTCAAATGTTAATCCTTATCTTGGTTGGAATTTTCCAAATGAAGTCTCTTAAAGATTTCTTTATAGCTAAAAAGCTGGTTTGAAATGCAGTTAAAAGAGGCAAATAAACTGTACAATGATTTGCATAATGTCTAAGTTaataaacaaaatacataaatatgtattacTTTGTGGGTTctttcaaagagatcaaaagtTGAAATTAAATCTGTTTGATCATCATCATAACATCCTCTGGCAAATAAATGATGATTACAAAAACGAAGTTTAGCCAACGACTGAGCTGCAGATTTTTATTTGTTAGTAGGATAAGGAGGAGATGCTGTGGTACAGAATCCAGTCCTTATCTTAACCTTGATGTGGGTCAACTATAAACCTCTTCATGATAAATGATTTCAATGCACTTTACCAGAGTTTTGGCTTTCTCTTAATGTTAATACTTGATGCACTTTTATTCTGATTAGATTTGAAAGTTTGTTTCAGAAAGACTACATCTCAGATGCAATAATTGAGAgaataaggagaaagagaaagagagaaagagagacagagagagagagagagagagagagagagagagagagagagagagaatatgccATTAGtgaaagacagagagaccaaTAGACAGAAAGGGAGAAGTGAAATCAGGGGTTCTATGAActggtttaaaaaatattttgacaatgatatttcaaaataattgactttctatgtgtttatatatttaaaaatattcttctgagtAGAGGTCTATAGGTTTCACTGGATTTTCCAAAGGTTTTATGACACCAAAAAAGTTAAACACTCTTGTACTAGGTAATTGTACATTTATGTGTATTTAGAAATTGTTGAATGGTTGGATCCAAAGAGCTGCCATTCTTGTTGTTCTATGATACCAGAAGCAGAGTTCCCTATGGATTTGTTCTTATAATTTTGGCAATAAAATGCTGTAGAATGGAGGATGGGTGGTTTACTTATCAACTATGCAAATGATCCAATGAAAATCTTCAGGCAGGGAATGGATGACCTCTGACAAGGGATGGCATAGAAacaattcttatttattattttttttttgcaaggcaatgaggttaagtgatttgcccaaagtcacacagctaggtgttaagtgtctgaggttggatttaaactcaggtcttcctgac
The Macrotis lagotis isolate mMagLag1 chromosome 3, bilby.v1.9.chrom.fasta, whole genome shotgun sequence genome window above contains:
- the LOC141516430 gene encoding transmembrane emp24 domain-containing protein 11-like, translating into MEIHLFLSLFSFCLSVSSAFYFHVAEREEKCIIEDIPSDTWITGTYKVEQWDINRQDFLDSAPGLGMYVTVTTYDDEVLLSRLYGSQGVFTFTSRSPGEHIICLESNSTKLISFGGSKLRIHLDIRVGEHDLDAVIAQAKDKVNEVSYKLEHLTEQIEQIIKEQNYQREREENFRMTSEDTNSNVLWWALVQMLILILVGIFQMKSLKDFFIAKKLV